Proteins co-encoded in one Planctomycetaceae bacterium genomic window:
- a CDS encoding DUF4058 family protein, with product MKSKKSPFPGMDPYLESKWREVHARLIVYAANEINQHLPDDLQANIEESLAVYAEGEHARSIIPDIHVAEEPSFRTGTPVESHAGSSQATVAAPILLKRPPHATRHLEITTADGKVVTAIEFLSPWNKVGSRNREQYTRKQLGYLDAGVNLVEIDLVRQGAYVLAAPLEEILEDQRTPYMVCVSRGIDPFQVELYRAPLQERLPNIPIPLRPDERDLVLELQPLIDACYRDGRYYRFDYSVPPAARFNESDSAWIAAILKERDRSI from the coding sequence GTGAAGTCAAAGAAGAGTCCGTTTCCGGGCATGGACCCGTATCTCGAATCCAAGTGGCGTGAAGTCCATGCCAGGCTGATCGTCTATGCTGCTAACGAGATCAACCAGCACCTTCCTGACGACCTGCAGGCCAACATCGAAGAAAGCCTCGCCGTTTACGCCGAAGGTGAACACGCGCGGTCCATTATCCCCGACATTCATGTTGCCGAGGAGCCCTCGTTCCGAACCGGGACGCCCGTCGAAAGCCATGCGGGCAGCAGCCAGGCGACCGTCGCCGCCCCGATACTGCTGAAGCGACCGCCGCATGCGACCCGCCATCTGGAAATCACAACCGCGGACGGGAAGGTCGTCACCGCGATCGAATTCCTGAGTCCCTGGAACAAAGTTGGCTCGCGAAATCGCGAACAGTACACGCGCAAGCAGCTCGGTTACCTCGATGCCGGAGTCAACCTGGTGGAAATCGACCTCGTGCGACAGGGAGCGTATGTGCTGGCGGCCCCGCTGGAAGAAATCCTGGAAGACCAGAGGACGCCCTACATGGTCTGCGTCAGCCGCGGAATCGATCCGTTCCAGGTCGAGTTGTACCGTGCTCCGCTTCAGGAACGGCTGCCGAATATTCCGATTCCACTGCGGCCCGACGAACGCGACCTCGTGCTGGAGCTTCAGCCGCTGATTGACGCCTGTTACCGCGACGGACGCTACTACCGCTTTGACTATTCCGTTCCGCCTGCGGCCAGATTTAACGAGTCTGATTCAGCGTGGATCGCAGCGATTTTGAAGGAACGTGACCGCAGCATCTGA
- a CDS encoding Xaa-Pro dipeptidyl-peptidase → MPERGICAHRGASDTHPENTLAAFREAIMLGATMIEFDVALTKDGHLVLMHDATVDRTTDGKGAVADLTLDDIRGLDAGRWKDDRFKGERVPTLEEALEMMPDNVWLNVHLKGGADLAKKTVMAIVDAGRLHQCFLACSREEAKAAREVAQEILICNMDRQGNSQQYVDETIAAGAHFIQLYGGESVDSAHTRQLRDAGVRINYCCANEAEKVRALFEAGVEFPLVDKLNEMLQTADDLGIERLTPVYRSHSPENGTKAGPRFDNGEAQIVPEFEDSEQWIHHDLWVEAEFDTDGDGRPDRMHVSVTRQRQTDTEGLKVPVVYISSPYYSGTASETRDFFWDPRQELGTKPAVHSDPPSIARQSRRLVISRSHWNDWVPRGFAVVHSASPGTGLSQGCPTIGGDNESLAPKAVIDWLNGRAAGYTTPHGNRRVTADWCTGKVGMTGTSYNGTIPLAAATTGVDGLEAIIPVAPNTSYYHYYRSHGLVRHPGGYTGEDVDVLYNYINSGDPDHREYCNCHVRDQEMAEGFDRESGDYNSFWASRDYLNDLAPMKAPMLMAHAFNDWNVMPEHSVRIYKAVQAKGIPVQCYFHQGGHGGPPPLSMMNRWFTRYLYGIENGVERDPKAWIVRESDDRLKPTSYADYPNPQATPVTLHPRSGGVRQGRLSTEVVSGQGTETLTDNFSFSGSTLAQADWTDHRLLYVTEPLKQPLHLSGTAKISVRLSCDKPAANLSVWLVSLPWSQKPDAPVHENIISRGWADPQNHSSLTDGQPLVPGRFYDVTFDLQPDDQMIPAEKQIALMIFSTDRDFTLWPAPGTKLTIDLDATQLTLPVVGGREAFERSMQ, encoded by the coding sequence ATGCCTGAACGAGGCATCTGTGCTCATCGCGGAGCCAGTGACACTCATCCGGAAAACACGCTGGCCGCATTTCGCGAAGCCATCATGCTGGGCGCGACGATGATCGAATTCGATGTCGCGCTGACGAAGGATGGTCATCTGGTGCTGATGCACGATGCGACAGTCGACCGCACGACTGACGGGAAGGGGGCGGTCGCCGATCTGACGCTGGACGACATCCGCGGGCTCGACGCCGGCCGCTGGAAGGACGACAGGTTCAAAGGCGAACGTGTGCCAACGCTGGAGGAAGCATTGGAAATGATGCCGGACAACGTCTGGCTGAATGTTCATCTGAAGGGAGGCGCCGACCTTGCCAAAAAGACCGTGATGGCGATCGTCGACGCCGGAAGACTTCACCAGTGCTTTCTCGCCTGCAGCCGGGAAGAGGCGAAAGCCGCCCGAGAAGTAGCGCAGGAGATTCTGATCTGCAACATGGACCGCCAGGGAAATTCACAGCAGTATGTCGATGAAACAATCGCCGCCGGAGCACACTTCATCCAGCTTTACGGCGGTGAATCAGTCGACTCGGCGCACACGAGGCAGCTTCGTGACGCCGGAGTTCGCATCAACTACTGCTGTGCCAACGAGGCGGAGAAGGTCAGGGCCCTGTTTGAGGCCGGTGTCGAATTCCCGCTGGTCGACAAGTTGAACGAAATGCTGCAGACGGCGGATGACCTCGGCATTGAAAGACTGACTCCCGTCTATCGCTCACATTCCCCTGAGAATGGAACGAAGGCAGGACCAAGGTTCGACAACGGCGAGGCTCAGATCGTGCCTGAGTTTGAGGACTCCGAACAATGGATTCACCATGATCTGTGGGTCGAAGCGGAATTCGATACGGACGGCGACGGTCGGCCGGATCGTATGCACGTCAGCGTCACTCGCCAGCGTCAGACCGACACGGAAGGACTGAAGGTTCCCGTGGTCTATATCTCAAGTCCCTATTATTCCGGCACGGCGTCTGAGACTCGCGATTTCTTCTGGGATCCGCGTCAGGAACTGGGGACGAAACCAGCTGTTCACAGCGATCCACCGTCAATCGCCCGTCAAAGCCGACGACTCGTCATTTCACGATCGCACTGGAACGACTGGGTTCCCCGCGGCTTTGCTGTCGTCCATTCGGCGTCGCCGGGAACGGGGCTTTCACAGGGCTGCCCGACGATCGGCGGCGACAACGAGTCGTTGGCTCCCAAAGCCGTTATCGACTGGCTGAATGGCCGTGCCGCCGGCTACACAACTCCACACGGCAACAGACGCGTCACCGCTGACTGGTGTACCGGAAAGGTGGGCATGACAGGAACGTCCTATAACGGCACGATTCCACTCGCCGCTGCCACAACGGGCGTCGACGGCCTGGAAGCCATTATTCCCGTGGCACCCAATACGTCGTACTACCACTACTATCGGTCGCACGGCCTTGTGCGCCATCCCGGAGGTTACACGGGAGAAGACGTTGATGTACTGTATAACTACATCAACAGTGGCGACCCGGACCATCGGGAGTATTGCAATTGCCACGTGCGCGATCAGGAAATGGCGGAGGGTTTCGATCGCGAGAGCGGCGACTACAACAGCTTCTGGGCCAGCCGGGACTATCTGAACGATCTTGCCCCGATGAAGGCTCCCATGCTGATGGCTCACGCCTTCAATGACTGGAACGTCATGCCGGAACACAGCGTGCGGATTTACAAAGCGGTTCAGGCAAAGGGAATTCCCGTTCAGTGCTATTTCCATCAGGGCGGTCACGGCGGACCACCACCCTTGTCAATGATGAACCGCTGGTTCACGCGGTACCTTTATGGCATTGAAAACGGTGTGGAGCGGGATCCCAAAGCCTGGATTGTCCGGGAAAGTGATGATCGCCTGAAACCAACTTCCTATGCCGACTATCCGAATCCCCAGGCGACACCGGTGACGCTGCATCCGCGTTCCGGCGGAGTTCGACAGGGGAGGCTGAGCACGGAAGTCGTGTCGGGGCAGGGGACCGAGACGCTCACGGACAACTTCTCATTCAGCGGCTCGACTCTGGCTCAGGCGGACTGGACCGATCATCGACTGTTGTACGTCACGGAACCGCTGAAGCAGCCGCTGCATCTTTCGGGAACCGCAAAAATTTCCGTGCGCCTGTCGTGTGACAAGCCGGCCGCGAATCTGTCTGTGTGGCTGGTCTCGTTGCCGTGGTCTCAGAAGCCGGACGCACCGGTGCATGAAAATATCATCTCGAGAGGCTGGGCCGATCCGCAAAACCACTCATCACTAACAGACGGACAGCCATTGGTCCCGGGCCGGTTCTATGACGTGACGTTCGATTTGCAGCCGGACGACCAGATGATTCCTGCGGAAAAACAAATTGCACTGATGATCTTTTCCACAGACCGCGACTTTACATTGTGGCCCGCGCCGGGAACAAAGCTGACGATCGATCTGGATGCGACGCAGTTGACGCTTCCTGTCGTCGGTGGACGCGAAGCATTTGAGCGGTCCATGCAATAG
- a CDS encoding DUF1080 domain-containing protein: protein MHRCFLLPAVSLVFLASAMGEDIKAPPESDMHQLFNGRNLDGWDGDPRLWSVKDGVIRGETTEDNKADGNTFLIFQDARTTDFELRLSFRCNATNNSGIQYRSKHITDGDVRNKWVVRGYQHEVRNEVDFPDISGFIYDEGGATGGRGRIIMVGEKGRWEGDKLVVDEEPLITPEEFTKLFRLDDWNDVIIIARGNHIQHYMNGRLILDFTDSPEKALTDGVLALQLHAGKPMWAEFKNIRGKYLN from the coding sequence ATGCACCGCTGCTTTCTGCTGCCTGCCGTATCCCTTGTTTTCCTGGCGTCCGCGATGGGCGAGGACATCAAGGCTCCGCCGGAATCCGACATGCACCAGCTTTTCAACGGCCGAAATCTGGACGGCTGGGACGGCGATCCGCGGCTGTGGTCCGTCAAAGACGGCGTCATTCGCGGCGAAACAACTGAAGACAACAAAGCCGACGGCAACACGTTTCTGATCTTTCAGGATGCCCGAACAACCGACTTCGAACTGCGCTTGTCGTTTCGCTGCAACGCGACAAACAACTCCGGTATTCAGTACCGCTCGAAGCACATCACGGACGGCGACGTACGTAACAAGTGGGTCGTGCGAGGCTACCAGCACGAAGTCCGCAACGAAGTCGACTTCCCGGACATCTCCGGATTCATCTATGACGAAGGCGGTGCGACGGGTGGTCGCGGGCGAATCATCATGGTGGGAGAAAAAGGCCGGTGGGAAGGCGACAAGCTGGTTGTCGACGAAGAACCGCTGATCACGCCCGAGGAATTCACGAAGCTGTTCAGACTCGACGACTGGAACGACGTGATCATCATCGCCCGCGGCAACCACATCCAGCACTACATGAACGGCCGGCTCATTCTGGACTTCACCGACAGCCCGGAGAAAGCTTTGACCGACGGAGTCCTGGCCCTGCAACTGCACGCCGGCAAACCGATGTGGGCAGAATTCAAGAACATCCGCGGCAAGTACCTGAACTGA
- a CDS encoding DUF1552 domain-containing protein, translating to MTSDIPNRPRRVGRRTVLRGAGVAVSLPWLDSVPVWGLETSAVDGSDGFPQRFAVQFMACGVHPDHWWAKGIGSEMELSPSLTPLEPLREKLNVIQGLFNKNATGVGIHPGQTGNILSGAALQKGAELRGGISVDQVLANHLGQDTAQPSMVLGCEQPITGYHETNFSMAYSSHISWQNATSPVPMEVYPSLAFDSLFDNRGSRRNKSVLDRVREHAASLSRQAGSSDRAKLDEYLTSVREVEKRIDRQRDEQNKTIERAREQGQPVATMPRPDNGLPEDIREHMQLMCDIIAMAFQTDKTRFATLLLCRDISGLFYPFLDVRNAHHSASHNDRSEDWERVTRYYCSQLAYLAGRLDAMSEGDRTVLDNSCLLFVNNMWSGSKHDSTKVPLLTVGGLGGTLETGRVLDYTEAGDDNRKLCSLYLTLMNRMGLKTERFGDAETQLANL from the coding sequence ATGACCAGCGACATTCCGAATCGCCCGCGCCGTGTCGGACGCCGCACTGTTCTTCGCGGTGCCGGTGTCGCCGTGTCTCTGCCCTGGCTGGACTCGGTTCCGGTGTGGGGGCTGGAAACCTCGGCCGTTGACGGATCCGACGGGTTTCCTCAGCGCTTCGCCGTGCAGTTCATGGCATGTGGAGTTCACCCCGATCACTGGTGGGCGAAGGGTATTGGATCGGAGATGGAACTCAGCCCCAGCCTGACTCCGCTGGAGCCGCTTCGGGAAAAGCTGAATGTGATCCAGGGACTCTTCAATAAGAACGCGACCGGGGTTGGCATTCATCCCGGCCAGACCGGAAACATCCTGTCCGGAGCCGCACTGCAAAAGGGTGCGGAACTTCGCGGCGGCATCAGCGTCGATCAGGTTCTGGCGAATCACCTCGGGCAGGACACCGCTCAGCCCAGCATGGTCCTGGGATGCGAACAACCGATTACCGGCTATCACGAAACGAACTTTTCGATGGCCTACAGTTCGCACATTTCGTGGCAGAACGCGACGTCGCCCGTGCCGATGGAAGTCTATCCTTCGCTGGCGTTTGACAGCCTGTTCGACAACCGCGGCAGTCGCCGCAACAAAAGCGTGCTGGATCGCGTCCGCGAACACGCCGCCAGTCTCAGCCGCCAGGCCGGTTCCAGCGACCGCGCCAAGCTCGACGAATACCTGACCAGCGTTCGAGAAGTTGAAAAACGGATTGACCGCCAGCGCGACGAACAGAACAAAACCATCGAACGTGCTCGCGAGCAGGGACAACCCGTCGCCACAATGCCGCGACCCGATAACGGATTGCCCGAAGACATCCGCGAACACATGCAGCTGATGTGCGACATCATTGCGATGGCCTTTCAGACGGACAAGACACGCTTCGCGACGCTGTTGCTGTGTCGGGACATTTCCGGACTGTTCTATCCGTTCCTTGATGTCCGCAACGCTCACCATTCCGCTTCGCACAACGATCGATCCGAAGACTGGGAACGAGTGACGCGGTACTACTGCAGCCAGTTGGCGTATCTAGCCGGCCGGCTGGACGCGATGTCGGAAGGCGATCGCACCGTGCTGGACAATTCGTGTCTGCTGTTCGTCAACAACATGTGGTCCGGCAGCAAACACGATTCGACGAAAGTGCCGCTGCTGACCGTCGGCGGACTTGGTGGCACTCTCGAAACCGGCCGCGTGCTGGACTACACCGAAGCGGGTGACGACAACCGCAAACTCTGCAGCCTGTACCTGACGCTCATGAATCGCATGGGCCTGAAGACCGAACGATTCGGTGACGCCGAAACTCAACTGGCGAATCTGTAG
- a CDS encoding sulfatase-like hydrolase/transferase has translation MKHTLILTQSAAFALGILLVLPGTIASARGGDSPNVILLMGDDHGWDETGYNGHPYLKTPVLDEMAASGLRLDRFYSAHPTCSPTRGSVITGRHPNRYGTFAPNWSIRPEEVSIAQILSKAGYSCGHFGKWHLGPVRADSPTNPGAMGFDDWLSHDNFFELHPWLSRRGEMPKQFRGESSEILVENAIRFIESAHDHQQPFFVVVWFGSPHEPYSGVDNDLALYDDLPEALHQRTVRLTSNETGAPVERPLADVLQERYAEITAMDRSIGRLRTWLSGRNLRDNTLLWYCGDNGTSGDGIVTSPFRGQKATMYEGGIRVPGIIEWPARISSPVVSDVSAVTSDILPTLCDVTDQPLPDRPLDGISLKPLIEGSMTKRPGPICFWSFDDGRESRGQPWIDPDLQQGTTPLVKLMDGRPTRSFRNLHHPEIDERDFNGARAILHDGYKLVVGNSAGRDAGLELFDLKSDPSEKSNVIKSHPEIAADLQQQLRDWQQSVLTSLTGADYH, from the coding sequence ATGAAGCATACACTGATTTTGACTCAGTCCGCCGCCTTTGCGCTGGGAATCCTGCTTGTTCTTCCGGGCACCATCGCGTCGGCTCGGGGCGGCGACTCGCCAAATGTCATCCTGCTGATGGGGGACGATCATGGCTGGGACGAAACCGGCTACAATGGTCATCCGTATTTGAAGACACCCGTCCTGGATGAAATGGCGGCATCCGGTCTGAGACTGGACCGGTTCTATTCGGCGCACCCCACGTGTTCCCCGACTCGCGGCAGTGTCATCACCGGACGTCATCCGAATCGCTATGGCACATTCGCCCCCAACTGGTCGATTCGGCCCGAAGAAGTCAGCATCGCCCAGATTCTCAGCAAAGCCGGCTACAGCTGTGGGCATTTCGGGAAATGGCATCTCGGTCCGGTCAGGGCAGATTCGCCGACAAATCCGGGAGCAATGGGATTTGACGACTGGCTTTCTCACGACAATTTCTTCGAACTCCATCCCTGGTTGTCGCGCCGGGGAGAAATGCCGAAGCAATTTCGCGGCGAAAGCTCGGAGATATTGGTCGAGAACGCCATTCGGTTCATCGAGTCGGCACACGACCACCAACAACCTTTCTTCGTTGTCGTCTGGTTTGGTTCGCCGCACGAACCCTACAGCGGCGTCGATAACGATCTCGCGCTGTATGACGATTTGCCGGAAGCTCTGCATCAGCGAACTGTGCGTCTGACATCAAACGAAACGGGAGCACCGGTTGAACGTCCGCTGGCCGACGTCCTGCAGGAACGATACGCGGAAATCACTGCGATGGACCGCTCCATCGGCCGGTTACGCACGTGGCTCAGCGGACGAAACCTGCGAGACAATACACTGCTCTGGTATTGCGGCGACAACGGCACGTCAGGCGACGGAATCGTGACCTCTCCATTCCGAGGCCAGAAGGCCACAATGTATGAAGGCGGCATCCGGGTTCCCGGCATCATCGAATGGCCGGCGCGGATATCATCGCCCGTGGTTTCTGACGTCAGTGCCGTAACCAGCGATATCCTGCCGACGCTGTGTGACGTAACGGACCAGCCGCTGCCCGACCGGCCTTTGGACGGGATCAGTCTGAAGCCGCTGATCGAAGGCAGCATGACGAAACGCCCCGGTCCGATTTGCTTCTGGAGCTTCGACGACGGACGGGAATCCCGCGGCCAACCGTGGATCGATCCGGATCTGCAGCAGGGCACAACACCGCTGGTGAAACTCATGGACGGTCGACCGACACGATCGTTCCGCAACTTACATCATCCCGAAATCGACGAACGCGACTTCAACGGCGCACGCGCTATCCTGCACGACGGTTACAAGCTGGTTGTTGGCAACAGCGCCGGACGTGACGCCGGACTGGAACTGTTCGATTTGAAAAGCGATCCCTCAGAGAAGAGCAATGTCATCAAATCTCATCCGGAGATCGCTGCGGATCTGCAACAGCAACTTCGCGATTGGCAACAGTCCGTGCTCACCAGTCTGACCGGAGCTGACTATCATTAG
- a CDS encoding DUF1592 domain-containing protein — MAVYKSSWSSALTLALSVSLVSPVVGEGQTAESAGTGLNQLTEQFNTTVQPFLANHCIDCHGADDPQAKLDLSRFRTVNSVSEAHQTWQEIIERLEADEMPPAEIDHRPTSEQRREIIDWITAAREFEAARHAGDPGLVLARRLSNAEYNYTIRDLTGVDIRPTATFPVDPANEAGFDNSGESLALSPGLLNKYLEAARHVVEHLVLKPDGIAFAPHPVVTDTDRDKYCVKRIVEFYLRQPVDYAAYFRAAWQYRHRAAHGRADASLDDLAAANQISSKYLSIVWSLLNDAENSVGPVAKLQAMFRDLPSDSTQTDTIQSGCERMRDFVTVLRGKLVPKFDNLRIEGVHVGSQPFVLWKNRQYAAHRRSFDPAVLVARSDAPDDDASEETATVDADLLIPAGDGERARHEAAFAKFCRVFPDAFFISERGRDYVKESEKQQGEKGRLLSAGFHSMMGYFRDDGPLYDMVLNESQRQELDSLWRELDFVASAPMRQYVGFLWFERTDSRFMRDPQFDFARAEDREAQSAEMIQKLAEVYLAKAEANGGEPVAMEAIAHYFREINEQIRWVENARLAAEPSHLQAVQDFAERAYRRPLSSEERDELVAFYRTLRGDDGLTHEEAIQDAIVSILVSPHFSYRLDLGRPDSEVLSSANGRRQLTAYELASRLSYFLWSSMPDETLLQAAASGKLHDAETLLEQTQRMLRDDRVRGLATEFGGNWLDFRRFEEHNSVDRERFPEFTDELRQAMFEEPIRFFVDVAQNDRSVLDFLNADHTFVNDVLARHYGIPVPEEVAADDWDRIDNAAQYSRGGLLPMSVFLTKNAPGLRTSPVKRGYWVVRRLLGERIPPPPPNVPELPNDESRLGDLTLREALAQHRDNKSCAGCHERIDSVGLVFEGFGPVGERRDVDLGGRPVDTAATLPGGIDAADVGDLQTYLVEQRRDDFLDNLCRKLLSYALGRSLILSDELLIRDMRSRLESDDFRFGSLIESIVTSPQFLNKRNDSSTPE; from the coding sequence TTGGCAGTCTACAAATCAAGCTGGTCCTCCGCACTGACCCTGGCATTGAGTGTCAGCCTCGTATCGCCTGTCGTGGGTGAAGGCCAGACTGCCGAGTCCGCGGGTACCGGTCTGAACCAACTGACCGAACAGTTCAACACAACCGTGCAGCCATTTCTGGCGAATCACTGCATCGACTGCCACGGCGCGGACGATCCGCAGGCGAAGTTGGATCTCAGCCGGTTTCGCACTGTGAACTCCGTTTCGGAAGCTCATCAGACCTGGCAGGAAATCATCGAGCGACTTGAAGCAGACGAAATGCCGCCGGCGGAAATTGATCACCGGCCGACTTCGGAACAGCGGCGCGAGATCATCGACTGGATCACGGCGGCTCGCGAATTCGAAGCCGCACGACATGCGGGTGATCCGGGTCTTGTTCTGGCCCGCAGGCTCAGCAACGCCGAATACAACTACACCATCCGGGATCTGACCGGTGTCGACATCCGACCGACGGCCACGTTTCCCGTTGACCCGGCCAATGAAGCAGGGTTTGACAATTCCGGTGAATCGCTGGCGCTTTCGCCCGGGCTGTTGAACAAGTATCTGGAAGCGGCGCGGCACGTCGTCGAACATCTGGTGCTCAAGCCGGACGGCATTGCCTTCGCCCCGCATCCGGTGGTGACCGACACTGACCGCGACAAATACTGCGTGAAGCGGATTGTTGAATTCTACCTGCGGCAGCCGGTGGACTATGCGGCCTATTTTCGCGCGGCGTGGCAGTATCGGCATCGAGCAGCCCACGGACGAGCGGATGCGTCACTTGATGACCTTGCCGCCGCCAATCAGATCAGCAGTAAGTACCTGTCGATTGTCTGGTCGCTATTGAACGATGCGGAGAATTCTGTCGGCCCGGTCGCAAAGCTGCAGGCGATGTTTCGGGATTTGCCTTCCGACTCAACTCAGACCGACACCATTCAGAGCGGTTGCGAACGAATGCGGGACTTCGTGACGGTGCTGCGAGGCAAGCTTGTGCCGAAGTTTGACAATCTGCGAATCGAAGGCGTCCATGTGGGTTCGCAGCCGTTTGTGCTGTGGAAGAACCGGCAGTATGCGGCTCACCGCCGGTCATTCGATCCGGCAGTATTGGTTGCCCGGTCGGATGCCCCGGACGACGATGCCTCCGAAGAAACCGCCACTGTCGATGCAGACCTGTTGATTCCCGCCGGTGATGGCGAACGTGCTCGTCACGAAGCTGCCTTCGCGAAGTTCTGCCGAGTATTTCCGGATGCCTTCTTTATCTCGGAACGAGGCCGTGACTACGTAAAGGAATCCGAAAAGCAGCAGGGAGAAAAGGGCCGTCTGCTGAGCGCCGGCTTCCACAGCATGATGGGTTACTTCCGCGACGACGGTCCCCTGTACGACATGGTCCTGAACGAATCGCAGCGGCAGGAACTGGATTCACTCTGGCGTGAGCTGGATTTTGTCGCGTCGGCACCGATGCGGCAGTATGTCGGATTTCTGTGGTTTGAACGAACGGATTCACGATTCATGCGCGATCCGCAATTCGATTTCGCCCGCGCGGAGGATCGCGAGGCACAATCGGCGGAGATGATTCAGAAGCTGGCCGAAGTGTATCTGGCGAAGGCGGAGGCCAACGGCGGCGAACCGGTCGCGATGGAGGCGATTGCTCATTACTTTCGTGAGATCAATGAACAAATCCGCTGGGTCGAAAACGCCCGACTGGCCGCGGAGCCGTCGCACCTGCAGGCCGTTCAGGACTTCGCCGAACGGGCGTATCGCCGGCCACTGTCGTCTGAGGAACGCGATGAACTGGTCGCATTCTATCGTACTCTGCGCGGAGACGACGGGTTGACTCACGAAGAGGCCATTCAGGACGCGATCGTGTCGATCCTGGTTTCGCCGCATTTCAGTTATCGACTCGATCTCGGTCGTCCTGATTCGGAAGTGCTGTCTTCCGCAAACGGTCGTCGGCAGTTGACCGCCTATGAACTTGCGAGCCGCCTGAGCTACTTCCTGTGGTCCAGCATGCCGGACGAAACACTGCTGCAAGCGGCGGCCAGCGGAAAACTGCACGATGCTGAAACTCTGCTCGAACAGACTCAGCGAATGCTGCGTGACGATCGCGTGCGAGGCCTGGCGACGGAGTTCGGCGGCAACTGGCTCGATTTTCGGCGATTCGAAGAACACAACAGCGTGGATCGCGAACGGTTCCCGGAATTCACCGACGAGCTGCGGCAGGCGATGTTTGAAGAGCCCATCCGATTCTTCGTCGATGTCGCGCAGAATGATCGATCGGTGCTGGACTTCCTGAACGCCGATCACACGTTCGTCAACGACGTGCTGGCCCGGCACTACGGCATTCCCGTGCCGGAAGAAGTGGCAGCGGACGACTGGGACCGCATCGACAACGCGGCACAGTACAGTCGCGGAGGACTGCTGCCGATGTCGGTGTTCCTGACGAAGAACGCGCCCGGTCTGCGGACCAGCCCCGTCAAACGCGGCTATTGGGTTGTGCGACGTCTGCTGGGCGAGCGCATTCCACCGCCGCCGCCAAACGTTCCGGAACTGCCGAATGACGAATCCCGGCTGGGAGACCTCACGCTGCGCGAAGCCCTCGCTCAGCATCGTGACAACAAGAGCTGTGCCGGCTGCCACGAACGGATTGATTCCGTCGGCCTGGTCTTCGAGGGATTCGGTCCGGTCGGAGAACGCCGCGACGTGGATCTCGGCGGCCGTCCCGTTGACACGGCTGCGACTCTGCCCGGCGGCATCGACGCGGCGGATGTCGGTGATCTGCAAACGTACCTCGTCGAACAGCGGCGCGATGATTTCCTCGATAACCTGTGCCGCAAGTTGTTATCGTATGCCCTTGGACGAAGCCTGATCCTTTCGGACGAACTGCTGATCCGCGACATGCGCAGCCGGCTGGAATCCGATGACTTCCGGTTCGGCAGCCTGATCGAATCCATCGTGACCAGTCCGCAGTTTCTGAACAAACGCAACGACTCTTCAACGCCGGAGTGA